A stretch of DNA from Artemia franciscana chromosome 6, ASM3288406v1, whole genome shotgun sequence:
GATCAGAGCTTGAATTTCCACCtctattttacaatttttaatacTTTGTTTACAATGACTGTCATAATTTTTGACGATGATAATTATggcttaattaatttttatgttattcTAGCTCGGAAGATCTTGTTTAAATGTGAAAGCTTGCTCTAACTGCAATGTAACTTAACCATTTAGCATAGAAAATTCCGAATGTATGGAAGCTGCTTAATGCTGATATTAATAgatcgtggtaacaaactgtaagtaaggagcgacccgtttcaatagtaaccgaaactctaaaaaacaaatttttataccaatagatacataaaaaaaatcggatttttatactgactttaaatacataaatttcttcaagtttagtcctacccatcaaaagttaagagactgaaaaaatttgctctattttcgaagaaaagcggaaaaatcccctaaaaatcatagaatcttaatgaaaatcacatcatcagattcagtgtatcagaaaacccttctgcagaggtttcaagctcctatctgcacaaatgtggaattttgtattttttgccagaagaaagatcacagatacgtgtttatttattttttctttccagggtgatcgtatcgacccagtggtccaagaatttCAGAAGAGGGgcacattctaacggaaattaaaagttctattgcccttttttagtgaccaaaccAATTGGAGGACAACAAGGCTCCCTACAATGCtcatattttccccaaagtcgcttttttatttttcccactgtctttgaggacgacttattcccccacagtccctaggggaagggctgcaagttatgaacgtTGCCAATtgttgaaagttcttaagccgaactggccagccatgacaacaaacaacaaagagagatacaattcaaaaaaaaaaaaaaaaaactaaaacgagactgcggccagtagagagaaaagagatgaaagactaaaataacgcggatatttcgcctgtatctagATTAGGCGTCCTCatcacaagataaaaagaaaaaaacactaaactaaaaacaaataaaaccaccaccaataataacaaatacaattGTCACTACTGAtgcacgtagggaaaagaagctattagagttacttcaacgAGAACATCAAGCTTTGATGTTCTCACTGAAGTAACTCTAaagggtaattcttaaaaaactgggacaaaattcgagctttagcgtaaagagcgaattaTTGACAAGGGGGGAACTCCCTTATATTACTATATTGGTATCAGGaggaaattattctatatatgaaagaGCCTGtaccctcctcgacgcctctctctttacgctaatttttttttattgttttgaaaaatacagctgtgacaaagagtcaaactttagcgcaaagagcgagacgttgaggaggggacatcccatttcacatacagaatagtttctgttcgtttcaagttttaatgtcgctgcatacttaaaactaaaaagacttattttttatttaattatttgaaagaAGTGATACGTGTAGTCTCGGTATGACGTTCCACAAGCAAAATTTTATTAGCATATAACCTCAATTGTGATGTTAGGatgaaatacgaaaaaaattaGTTCTCTGTCGTAAAAAACTTAAGAgtcttaaaaagagtaaaatagataatataaacattaaaaacatcTTTTAACACACCATCATCTCCAAATTCACTCAAAGAAAAGGTAATTTGTTTTCCAGCCAATTAGAAAAATCGATTTTATAAAACTACAAGTGAAAACCAGAGGTAGCCATGACATATTTTATAACTAACAAAGGACCTATAAATTTCAGGAATCCCACTCTTTGATAATAAGTTTACATAACTATTAACTTTTCAGGCAGCGGCAAATTATCTTTTCACTTCTTTGTCAATTTGGACTTAAgtctttttctatattttttttcttctaaccatTCTTGAGGCTTCATAAATTTGACttatcttggtagtattattagtaaagagtGCTGGTACggcgaagatgttaaaaatagagtAGTAGCCAAGAAAAGTAGCCAAGTTCGGGTCTTATTtcgcagttaaaaaagtttggaagaataggaggATAAGTCTATGAACTAAGATTAGGATATTGGAATCTATCCACCGCTGACAATGgttaagtatggttctgaagcgtgggcgctCCAAAAATGGAGAGGggtttgctagatattttccagagaaaaatgGAGagggatttgctagatgttttccagagaaaaatgGAAAGGGATTTGCTAGATGGTTTCCCGAGAAAAATGGAGAGGtatttgctagatgtttcccagagaaaaataGAGGGGTGGAtggtttccagagaaattgcctacggattgggtacctgactgactgaccatatctCACGGAAGAGTGTGCGTAACTGTCTTCCCCTCATGCGGCTTTGCGCTGCAGTGAtgttagaagtagtagcagaaaaatttagttttgatataTGTAGCGGGAATTTGTCTTTTTAGTACATTTGGAgataaaatcactttttatatatttcttttgttgCTAACCCTTTGTTGAACGACACGAGTAACGATACCAGAGTAAGGAATAACAAGATTCGACACAATATGAAAGATCTTCTTAAAAGATATGGCAGACATTTTCTAACAAAAAGGTATCCTAGATAACTACAATTAATTCATTTGGAATAAATTGATGAACCAAATAGCAGCAAATACCTATTTCGTTAACttactaaatattataattcaACATCTGAACTAAAAGCAAATCAAATTCAAGCACAAAAATCCCAACTCATTTTCGAATTAGTTAAGTTTTACCATTAATTACTATTTGGAAATTTTCGTTTACCTACACATAATTATGACAGCATAAACCGCTTTGACACACTTCGAAGACATtcgtagattaaaaaaaatggagccataaaaaaggcacaaaaTTGAGATTAGTTAACCCAGCTCCAGAATCACAGGCTTACGGTTCAAACGAGAGGACAAACAAAGAGAGAGGCAAACTTACAAACTCTGATGCACGCCTTTCAATGATTTTGCTGCTTCGTTCATTGCCTGGAAAACCGCTGTATTACTAGTGGCCCCCTCTAATGCTTCGCGTTGAAGCTCAATTGTAGACAGCGTTCCATCTATCTGCTGCAACTGCTTTTCGTAcctcttctttcttttcaaagCTTGCAAagcaactgaaaaaataagagtAAGAAAGCTGTAATTGACGTTGTTTCGAAccacttctttctttttaaagccTGAAAAGCAACTGAAAAAGAGAAGTAAGAAAGCTGCAACTGATGTTGTTAATCATTATATCAGGAACGTAGTCAAGGGGGAGAGGGCTCACTAGGGGCCCCCTACCCGACAAACGAGCAAACAAAAATGACggaaaggaaaaatataaaagaagaaaaatgaaagaagaaacaCCCAGGCAAAAAGTGACACTAGGGAAATACCTAGCAGGAGGAGGGGGTGTCCTACAATTCACGCCATGAGAAGTGAGAGTAATGGcatggaaaaagaagaaaagataaaaaaatgaaacaataggAGACAAACCACAGATGCTAAAGACAAAGAGAAAAGGAGAGAAAAGTTGTATTTGACAGGGACATCCCCCCATGACACTAGTGACTAAAAAGGGGAAAGTACAGAGAAATCAGAAAggcagaaaaaatgaaagaaatgaaaGATATGCATGCATAATAAAATAACTAATATAATAAGGCGAGTTAAACCTCCCCCACCTCCCCTGAGtacaagaaagtaaaaaaagcaaacgaaaagaaagtaaaatgaaaagaaaatgcaCAGCTACGCACGCAAAAAGAAGTGATAATAGACGCGAAGATAGCCAAGGGTAAAGGGATCCGACTCCGTAACTGTTGGTATCCAATCTGTCTTTAttcctgggaatatttctggtctacgcctTTATTATTGATGCTGAGAGGGGGATATAGTGTCCTTCCTATTGTGATAATCCTTTTCTAAGTAAATGGAAGTATTTTTCTTCAGGGGGCTGGAGATCGGGAAAATCTTCTGATGTATGCCTAGTGGACGCAATCTTGGTTATAAGGGATGGACCGGTGTCATCTGCTATAGTTATCTGCATGTTTGTCACGCATGGGGAAAGGGGTGCCCCCCGATGTTGTCAGCCAGCCAAAAAAATGTGATACGGTAAAATAGTGGTACAAAGCACACATATTCTACTGGCTCAAAATTTTTTGTAACAGTGTAAATGGGTTTATGAAAATATATGGcgtgaaattattgaaaaagaaccAGTCTCAgtagggaaaaagaaaaagaaagtaaaattaaaagcaaTAGCACCCAAATCAGTTATAAAAATGACCAACATGTCTGGAAAACTCATTGCCCCCTCCCAGAATATTTTGGCTACCGATACCTCTGGTtggtattaaacaaaaaaaaagttgtttcaactgaaagtaagaagcaacattacaacttaaaacgaacagaaattattatttatatgagggggtcaccccctcgtcaatgcctcgctctttacgctgaagttggaattttgtcccaattctttaagaatgactcctgaatcaaaaaggccttttagttaaaataaacagctcttttataaatactaaaaaactttagcatacagagggaggtattgacaagggggtaacccccctcatataggtaataaattctctttcttttaagttttctgtttgttttaagttttaatgttgctccttactttcagttgaaaaaaatgttttccaaatttaatttatgatcgttttttaaataattctgggaAATCCGACTCcctctccaaggaaagatcatcacaaatatccccccccccgaaaacgtctgtatacttcccaaaaactattactatatgttaacaatgggcaaaggccataatttgcagcccttcccctggggatgTGGGAGGCTttgtcatcctaaaagacatagttattacattttcttactatgctgaacaaaatggctatctcaaaattttgttgagtgattttggggaaaaaatgggcgtgggagaggggttagctacctttaaatatttttggtcacttgaaaagggcactataatctttgatttcggttgaaattaaataaaaaaactagtttttttaactgaaagtaaggagcgacattaaaacttaaaacgaatagaaattattccgtatataaaatgggttgtcccctccgcaatcccttgctctttacgctaaagtttttaaattgttttaaaaagtagaactgtggcaaagagccaaactttagcgcaaagagcgagggattgcggaggggacaacccatttcatatacggagtaatttctgttcgttttaagttttaatgtcgctccttactttcagttaaaaaaaattatatttttttaattaattttgaacgtttttgaattagtgcatgtttgatttttgctctccgcacataaattattaaaatgaaatttgcatattaattctttttttggctaaatggcattctcttagttttgatcagacgattttgagaaataaggagtggggaatgagccctgttgccctccaatttttcggttacttaaaaaggcaactagaacttttaatttttaacgaacgttcttattagtaaaaaatatacgatgtatatgagggggtttgtcccatcgttaatacctcactctttacactaaatcttaagttttgtcccaattctttaaaaataacccctgaatcagaaaggccgtagaaaaaatagtttaaattactaaaaatactttagcataaagagcgaggtatttagcttctcctaaatacctctcctaaatactttttatgctaaagtatttttagagcccctcatatgcgtaataatctctgttcgttttaagttttatgctactccttactttcaattgaaaaaactttttcatgtttattttttcatagtttttttttataataatgctagaaaataccgcgcccttttcattgaatttctcttcccctatgacatattcctccaaggaaagatcctcccacatagccccttcccctcagccccacccccaaagcaaaaaaatcccactgaaaacgtctgtatgcttcccaataaccatcactgtatgtaaacactggtggaagcttgtaacttgtaacccctcccccagggactgtgggggagtaagtcatccccaaagacataattattatggttttcgactatgcggaacaaaatgggtatctcaaaattttgatccgttgactttatgagaaaaatgagcttgggaggaggcctaggtgccctccaatttttttggtcacttaaaaagggcagtagaacttttcatttccgttagaatgagcccttttgcgacattctaggaccacttggtcgatacgataacccctgaaaaaaaaacaaataaacatgcacccgtgatctgtcttctggcaaaaaaaatacgatattccacatttttgtagattggagcttgaaattttagttgtagggttctctgatatgttgaatgcgatggtgtgattttcgttaagattctatgacttttaggaggtgtttcgcaatattttccaaaatgaggcaaattttctcagactcgtaacttttgatgacaaagactaaatttgatgaaacttatatatttaaaatcagcatgaaaatccgattcttttgatgtatcttttagcattaaaattttgttttttagagtttcgtttactattgagccgggtctctccttactacagttcgttaccacgaactgtttgatgagacCTCTCCCGATTTCCAAGATCACCCctgtaaaaagacaaaaaaaaaaaaaaaaaaaacacacatctgtgtgatcttttttctagcagaaaatggaaaatttcacatttttgtgcACAGGAGCTCGACACCTCTACGGTAGAGTTGTATagtatgttgaatctgatggagtgaCTTTCATTAAGTTCACTTGATATTTTGGGGgcgtttcccccctttttcaaaaattgatcaaattttctcaggcttgtaacttttattGAGTACCATTAAGTTTGATTAATTTTACTTACtttgaacagaaatcaaaattcgattcttttgatgtatctattgttatgaagatttggttactattgagctgcatcgctccttacttacagttcattacctcGAACTGTGtgaccaaacagttcgtggtaacgaactgttttaCTAGATTAAGTTCAGAGGAACTAATTACTTGTATTTCTCACTCCCAGCCACTTATCTCTGTGAACTTACAtcatagcccccccccacctccctgtatttttataaaatagaggagaatttcaattatttcgtatatggcTGCTAAGAGTGATGTTATTACTGGAGACAAATCACCTAAACAATATTCGTTATTTTATATAGGACTTAAGCGTCCTTactcatattttatattttaatttttagcctTCATAAAAAAGGTATACCACTTTTGTATCGTTTTTCTTGACAATAATTAGCTCCTGTTTGATTTTAGCTTCaaggaaatctaaaaaaacaaaaacaaatagcctatctcttataatttttgttaaattgtccTTGGCACAACTTAGCTTCTGATtaatttttgcttcaaaaaagtttaagaaaaataataatctttttttgattcaatttatttGGCAATACTTAGCTACAGAAAATTGTTTGCTTCaaggaaatatgaaaataaccttaaaaaaataccatttttgtagtttcaataaattttcttgGGAACATTTTGCTCATGATCTCTTTTtgctccaagaaaaaaaaaggagaaaaaacgagatacttcagttttttgttccatttttctTGGCAGTACTTAGCTCTTATTTAATTTTCGCTTCGAGGAAATTTTTgcttcaaggaaaaaaaaacgaaatacctcttttattttttgttccgtTTTTTGGAAGTACTTAGCTCTTATTCCATTTTTGCTTCGAGGAAATTTttgcttcaagaaaaaaaaaacacaaaatacctCTTTCTGACAGTACTTAGCTCTTATTCAATTTTCGCTTCGAGGAAACTTTtgccccaagaaaaaaaaaaaacaaaatacctcttttgttttttgttccgTTTTTTTTTGGCAGTACTTAGCTCTTATtcaatttttgctttgaagaaatttttgcttcaagaaagaaagaaagaaaaagaaaaaaaaaaaaaaaaacacaaaatacctcttttgttttttgttcccGTTTTTTGACAGTACTCAGctcttattcaatttttgttttgaggaAATTTTtgctccaagaaaaaaaaaaaaaaacaaacgaaatacttcttttgttttttgttctgtaTTTTTGGCAGTACTTAGCTCTTATtcaatttttgctttgaagaaatttttgctccaagaaaaaaaaaaaaaaaaacacgaaatacctcttttgttttttgttccctttttttGACAGTACTTATCTCTTATTCAATTTTTGCTTTGAGGAATTTttacttcaagaaaaaaaaaacgaaatacctcttttgttttttgtcccgttttttttggCAGTACTTAGCTCCTGTTCGATTTTTGCTTCAAGAAACTCTTGCTTTTTTGTGAGCATAAGCTCGGTTTCTTTTAACTTCTGAATCGCTTCAGCGGCTGAGGGACTCTTGTCCTTGCCGCCACCaaagatttttgaaatcaaACTCATTGTtcctgaaaaatattaaaatcatgACAACTCATAAGACTGATTGCCTACAGCTACACTAACTTCAGTCAATAAATTGCCTTCATGCATTGAAACTAGaataaatttaatctttgtatGAGAGGTAGacaactattttgaaaatatgttaaaCCATGATACAATTGTAGGAAATGATACAGAGAATGGAATACCCTTATTTAGGTAATATCCTAGCAAACTATCAAGATTCAAGTTCCCCCCAGACCTGTCCCTGGTCTCATTGATGTGAGCCTAACACTGAAGTCAAAACTAGCATCCCTGAAGTAACCGTAAGGTCACCATAACCATAACAGTAACCATGAAGTCGAAACcagaatggatttttttttttacaacctgGATGTGAAGCAAGATCTATTTTCCAGGAAGGAGCTGGAGACAGTACTTAGAGGGCTAAAATATAATAAGGTctcaggtgctgatagtgtagTAAACGAGTTTTGAAATATATTGACTGTGAGGTTAAAGATAAATTAATGAGGAATATGAAATaagaagattatgaatataatttttttaaaaaggaagaaGCTAGTTATTTTACAACACACTTTAAATACACTtctttataagaaaggtgatgagGGTGAGTGTGGTAATTGTGGAGGGATCAGTATGATTTCTGTAGGCAGCAATATACTTAGGAAG
This window harbors:
- the LOC136028389 gene encoding charged multivesicular body protein 4b-like, yielding MSLISKIFGGGKDKSPSAAEAIQKLKETELMLTKKQEFLEAKIEQELSTAKKNGTKNKRVALQALKRKKRYEKQLQQIDGTLSTIELQREALEGATSNTAVFQAMNEAAKSLKGVHQSFDVDKVHDMMDEVAEQHEIAKEISDAISNPLAFGQDVDEEDLEKELEELEQEEMDRQLLEVKPSAEELPTVPSAEPSRAKPSKSRIQEKDEDLEELEAWAS